CTTTATAATTTTAAGAATTTGCACTTTAGATTGTGTTCGAATCTGTTAATTTTCATTGGAAACAAAGAACAAACCCAGTAGAAACTGTTTACTTTGTTTTTGATGAGAAATGTGTCTGTCATGGTTTGCTGTACTGGTGCGTACTCCTTCATAGCGGGCTTGTCATACCACTACTCAACTGAGATTTGACATGGAGGGCAGATGGACACTGTATCAGCATGGTACCGGTGCAGGGTCTAGTATAGAGATGGTGAACCTTTATGTCCCTTCATAATGACTAGATTTGTCAAGAAGCCAAATGGATTAGTCTAGAAGCAGTGATCAGACTAAACCAATGTGATGCATCAAATCATGTTTCTGAACAATATTTTGTTGTAAGTTCTTTAGCGTGATTTTTGTGTGGTGGAAGCATTCTTGGCAGCCTGCTAATTAGTTGCTTTAGCCTCTAGTTGATAAAGGAGTAAGTAAgttgttttgaattttttttccccCTAATAAAAAATGGGTCTCTGCTGTTGCCATCTGTTGGAGCCTAGAATTCTGCAACTCATGTTATGATACATGACTTTACAAGTCTGAACTAGTAACTTGGGAAGTCGGTTATTTCTTGCTGTAAATTAAAAATAGTTGTTTTCATTTGAATTTGTCAGAAGTCTAGGATTGAAACAGTGGCAATATTGTGCATATGTTACTTGGTCATTCTGCATTTGACAATAATACTGCACTTTCTTCCCTATTATAAAGCTAAAAAGGTTCTTAGGTGCAGTTTGAATCATGTGATGGATCGAGAACAAACACAGAAATTAGAGAATTCTTTGAAAGTTGAGCCTAGACTGTGAAGAGGGTGAACTTCACATCTTGGCCTTTAACCTAAATTAATCAAGATTCCACTTATTTGAAGATTATCATGGAAGAGTCATAATGCTGGTTAATACCCTTCCCCCCATTGTGATGTTCTCAACTTACTGAAATTTCACCAAAGAGATATACATATATGAAAGAAATATCATTAATTTTTAGGAATAGGTGGTAATCTTTAGAGGCTGTTGAAGTCCACATACATGTGGACACTATAGTGTTAAGCTAGGTTTCATCAATTGTTATACTAAGTGTATGCTTTCTATTATATGCTCTCATGCTATAGGCCCATGGTATGCCCACCTTACTAGTTACCTTCTGCTTAGTTGCTTCAAGCCTGCAACTGAGTTGACTTCCTTTAAGCAATCCTTGCTAACATTAGCATGGGAATTTTGTTTATTGGTTCAAGCATCTCACTTAGCTAGAGAAAGTAGCTCTTGAAGAAAGTAGTCCTTCTGCCCATGGTTTGCAATCTTGGTATCGGGTATTGTACCGATATGGTACTAGCACGGTTTGATATTTAGAGATCTTCGAAATGTGATTTGTAGGTCATTTGttgttattttatatcatattggtCGTGGGACTATATGATTACTTGATGCTTGCAATTGTAATAGATAAAAATAGATAGTACATAGTTTAGCTTGAAAATACATAtgtcaaatggatttgaattaaaaaaaaatatatactgaTATCTAGTCCCTTGCAGAGTGTCTATGCCGCTTATAGACATCTGTCTCTCGTTCATAATCAATGCCTTGGACTTGACTCCAACATAGATGGTGGCCTGACCCTTGCATACAATAATCTAGGCCTCCTAGATAGCCACCCTGAAAATATgacatttttttaattattttgcttGTGTAATTTGTTTATGTTTGTAGATTTAATTGACAGTGGTTGTCGATATGTGAACTTAATAGGATAATAGATATGTTATAGATTATTggcaatatttaattatttatatctagcattgtttaaatatttttgagaatttttagtatttttttaaaaaaataaaaatgatcatgAAGCTCGAAGCCTGGCACAGCCCTAGAAGATAGGCCCAAAGGTCAGGCTGCGTCGGGTCTGGGCCTATGAAAATTGTGTTGACCTTGTCAAGGCCCGGCCCGACCTGGCCTATGAACAGGTCTACTCATGACTTTATGGTGCCATAAAATTTGATCGAAACATTCTCACTGTATCATGGCTGGAGAACTTCTAGTTCTTTGCCCATGTGTTCAGGAAAAATCTTCTTGAACATAATGTGTCTATACTTCCAAGTGCTCTTACCATCAACCCCTCTATGTTATTTTTGGAATTTTGTTTCTAGAAAATAGTTATATTGGcatattttttatttggatcAATTTCCCTGTTCAGATTTGATTCACTTGGTAGCAGAGAATTGAACAATTTCCATGAATTTATGATTGTAGTATATAGAATAATAGAACAGATGTATTAAATGCATGTTTTCTTCTGTTCGAAGTCTAGATTTTCAAGGAGGAATGTCTAATAGAGAGAGACTAGATAATATTTGTCCAGATCAATTTCTGTATCCATTTCCTTTTTctaatctatccagatatgatACAAATTTCAGCaaccaactaatatccatatatgTATCCAATCCATCAAAGGAAAATAGATATGAAAACGGATAGACAGCTGCTTGGTCTGTATCTGAATATTCAGTTCTGTTTGCAATCATGTCTAGTCTTATATAGCTCTCATAAACTTTAAAGGAAGATAAGTGACAATATTAACATGTCCTTAACTTAATTTACCTTCTATACTATGATATCTTTGATTTGGTTGTTCATAAAATTCAACTATCCAATTTATATCTGCATTTATATTGTACATCTGTTAGATTCGTATCCATATCTTATTCATCAACTGAAAATGGATACAGATATTGATATACCGCTATCCAAGCCATTTTCATCCAAAATGCCTGTGATAATAAAACTGCAAGTCAGGAACAATCTTTCTTCTCAATATTTATCAAGACTCTGTTTCTATGGGctagatttatatttttacattttgcTAGCGTATGTGCCTTTGTTATTGCCTGACTTGGAAATGGATTGTCCTAGCTAAGTGGTTTGATGCCATTTTAGAGAAATACTTTATATCAGCAAAACTAGTAGGTGTGTAGATACCTATTTTACTAACTTCCTCGTGCGAGGTCATCAGCTCTAATATTCTTTTCCTCTTAGCATACCTGATCACTATCAATTTCTTACTTTCTAATCTTCCATGGTTGCAGTGTTATTTTGAGCTGTCCATATATTTTTGTCATTTCAGTGCATTCAATAACTTAATTGAATATGTTTTTTCCCCCAACGAAGGTTGCTGCATAAATGTGTACATCATGGATAATGGCCAAAAATCTCatgtattaaatttttatgatctcACAAGATGAGGTTATCTGGTCTGGTGAATATTATGTTTTGAAGAAGTATTCTTCCAAAAACTAAAATATGTGTTTTTTTAAATCATATTAGGGTTGAGATTCCAAAAAAGCCCTTCATGCCTCCGCGTGAGGTACATGTTCAGGTCACACATTCAATGCCACctcagaagattgagatttttaagTCATTAGAGGACTGGGCAGAAAATAATATCTTGGTGCATTTGAAGCCTGTTGAGAAGTGTTGGCAGCCCCAGGATTTTCTGCCTGATCCATCATCAGAAGGATTTCATGAAGAGGTTAAGGAACTGAGAGAACGCTCTAAGGAGATCCCTGATGATTATTATGTTTGCTTGGTTGGAGATATGATCACTGAAGAAGCTCTTCCTACATATCAAACAATGCTCAACACCCTTGATGGAGTTCGAGATGAGACAGGGGCAAGCCTTACTTCTTGGGCAGTCTGGACGAGGGCTTGGACTGCTGAAGAGAACAGACATGGGGACCTTCTCAACAAGTATCTATACCTTTCTGGTAGAGTGGACATGAAGCAAATTGAGAAAACAATCCAATATCTGATAGGTTCTGGAATGGTAAGTTTATCATGACAGTCTAGTATTTGCTCAATTTCTTTAATTGATATTTTCCTTGTGATTATAGCATCATCAAATTCTGATAAGAGTGAGGGTGCATTTTGCTTGCCCGAACAAGCTTCAAAGGTCGCCAATCATGGAGAAACTTCTCTGAGATACAGTTGTTATCTCAAAATAtgggcttttttttcttttatctttttttattttgaataattggAGCAACTGCAAGTTACTTCAAAAATAGCTTGCTTGATATTAAGTTATGCCTGAGTTCTTTTATGTGTTCTTTTAGGTTTCTTTTTAGCCCATTATTGGCTTAGTGTTTTATTATCTGGATCAAACATCTTAGGATAGACTATTTTGTATCTGTTAACAAATAGTTTGAAGCAGTGATTGCTTCCATAATTTGTTCAGCCGATGCTGGAGATTGCTTGAATTCATGGTATTTTTACTTGATTGAATAGGTCACATCAATTAATATCAGTTTCTTGTTTGCTGTCTGTAGGATCCTAGGACAGAGAACAGCCCCTACCTTGGTTTTATATACACCTCATTTCAGGAGAGGGCGACTTTCATTTCTCATGGGAATACTGCCAGGCATGCCAAGGAACATGGGGACGTGAAGTTGGCTCAGATATGTGGTACAATTGCCTCAGATGAGAAACGCCATGAGACAGCTTATACTAAGATCGTGGAGAAACTGTTTGAGATCGACCCGGATGGTACGGTGCTTTCCTTTGCTGACATGATGAAGAAGAAGATCTCAATGCCTGCCCATCTGATGTATGATGGTCAGGATGACAACCTCTTCGAGCACTTCTCGGCAGTAGCCCAGCGTTTGGGTGTCTACACAGCCAAGGACTATGCCGACATACTTGAGTTCCTTATTAATAGGTGGAAAGTGGGTGAGTTAACCGGCTTCTCTGGGGAAGGTAAGAGAGCCCAGGACTTCGTCTGCACTCTTGCTCCCAGGATCAGGAGGATTGAAGAAAGAGCTCAGGAAAGGGCCAAGCAAGCACCACGCATACCTTTCAGCTGGATCTATGGCCGGGAAGTGCAActctgagcatgaccaatatctGTTTTGGTTTAAATACCAGTTCTTCAGGGTTGGCCAAAATTTTGCATCTGCATGTATCAGCTATTTATAGGGTTTTGAAAACGATTAGCTTAAAATCCATATATGCTTTGTTAGTAGGTCAGGTCAGGATGGGGAAAGCCGTAGATACTCTTTTAAGCTATCACAGATCATCTTATGAGCAGGTGAGGGATGCTGTTGAAGTGGTGTCCAGTTGGAAACCTTCCTGTTTCAATGTTTTCTTTCGTGTATTAGTACTCCTATGTAGGAAAATGGGCTGATTACTGTATCTGGAACCTAGTTCTTGCTCGCTTTTTTCAATGTCTGTATGCTTCATCTGGAATGTCTAAATTTCAGTCTATCAATCTTAAGATATGTAAGGGGATTAATGTTTTTCTTCAAGCTTGCTTTGTATCCTGCGGCTAGAAACTTATACTAAGAAAGCTTTCCAGCTgtttttttatcttcttcttcttatttttccatgcctcccccttttttttccttctattcTACTGATTGGAAACATGGTTGAAACCAGATGTTTTTTTGGtatcatataataaatattttaaaaaggtGTTTGGTTTGCGATGAGAATTGGAATAGATTAGAATGAAGATCAGAATTTGTTACatctatcaaaatttttgattcgtgattaaatcaaaattgaaatagatCAGAATGAAGATCAGAATTTGTCCCGTCTATCAAAACTTTTGATTCgtgattaaatcaaaattgaaatgaaagtttgaattcataaaaaaatatgagattagattttaaaaatattggataatttttatttcatctcaaaatcaaaataaaatttttttcttccaaaCAGTAAATAGAAATCACTTATTTTGTTTCAGATTTTAATTCTCTCCAaccaaaaatatcttttaaaatatttctgcATGACAACTAATGGTTCTACAATAGTTGACATGCTAAATGATATTTCATGTCAAAGATGCTAGCTATTATGTAAATAATGTCTCTTGAGGATTCTCCTGGCCAAGTCTCCGATTTTGTTGTTTGTACTCGCAAGAGGATCtagcttcttcctttttcttagggTTGATAAAAGAAGGAAAACAAATAGCCTGCCAAGTCTCCCCCCTGTTTCTGGGTGTCGGGAACGGTTGCCCGCTTATTGTACAGGACAAAAGCGTCTAGACAATATTCTAGCCATCCATCAAAGTTTTGAAGAATTTCAATTCAAGAATATCTTTGAGAAAAACCAAAGCCGGTTTAGGACGCGCTTGATTATTTTGGAAATTTTTGAAAATGTTTTAGAGAATAAAAGAATAATTGGTCAAATTCTTTAAGCAACTTACTTTTGTCTCCATCCAAACAGCCAGAGAATTCGAAAATCTTTTTCAAATGACAAACTTTGTGCTCATATTTGGTTTTTTTgggtaattaaaatttatttgatcatcTACATGTCCTTTTCTCTTCCCATTTCACCACAGTCCGGGGGCTCGGAGGCATCGGTCTTGAACGTTTTCAAACCCTATCTaaacccctctttctccctctccctctgtgCTTCCTGAACCAGGGGAAAATGCTACCATCTTGGAAGCTTTTATGAATCCAAAAGCCTAATCTTTCTTCACCTTCTCTCACATGGAATCCACCATtctctcctccctcctccccTCCACCCTCTCCTTTCCCCTCCGCCGTTGCCAACCCCGCCGCCACCGCTGGCGGCCCACCGCGTCTTCCAGACCTCCCAATCTATGTCTCCCGCCGATAAATCTCTCCGTTTCCACTTCCCCCACGCTCCCCAATCCTCAGTCCTTCGAAAAATCCCCAAATTTCCCCAAAAATGGGACGAATTTTCTTGATCTTGCGCGAAAACCGATCGCGTTGGTCTTGTTCTGCGCGGCGGTTGGTTTCCTCCCGATGCCCGCGGCTCGATTCCATGCCATTGCTGCCCCTGTCGGGGTGGCGTCGAGGGAGGAAGTTAAAACCCAAAAAGGTGAGAGCTCTAAGGATCACGAGTTCTCGGATTACACTCAGAGGTTGCTCGCGGTTGTTTCAGTCCTTCTGCAAAGGATCGAGGAGGTGAGGTCCTCGAAAGGAGATATGGATGGGGTTCGAGAAGCGTTGAAGGAGgtgaaggagaaaagggaggagatTCAGGAGGAGGTTCTGGAGAAACTGAATTCCGAGCTGAGGGAgttgaagagggagaaggaggagCTGATTGATCGGTCTGGGGAAGTCTTGGACTCGGCTTTGGCAGCAAGGAAGGAGCGCGACTGGCTATTGGAGAGTGAGGGAGGGGGTGATGAGGTGAAGGAGAATGTGGAGAGGTTGGAGAATAATATGAGTGTTGCAGAGAAGGCGTACAATGAGCTGTGGGAGAAGATTGGGGAAATTGATGATAGGATCTTGAGGAGGGAGACATTGACATACAGTATAGCTATCAGGGAGCTTTCATTCATAGAGAGGGAGAGTGAGCTCTTAGTGGAGAGATTTAGCCGGCGGGTGAGACGGGACAATCTTGACAGGTGCCAATTCAGACATTTTACCTTATGTAAATAGCTCTTTATGCAGGTAGCTGTGTATGCTCTCACAAGACACTTGTAGGTGTTGTTCTGATGGTCTCCCATGCATTCCAAAGATAAAATGGACAAATTTGAGTAAAAGAATTATAAATCCTGCCATTCATGCTGAATTTATGCTGACTTTCTAACAAGAGTGTAAGTagtagtttatgatgaaaattgaaaGCAAATCTTGAATTgtccttttgtcatacaaaactgAAGTTGTAATATCAACAGGAAGGAGGAGGAAAAAGTAGTGGGAAATACATCAGAGTCTTTATGGTCTAGTACAGTTCTGTTATCttactttaggacataatttgatTGGCTAAAACAAAAGGATCAAAGTGTCctgttctcctcctcctcctctgtcaaTGCGAATATTCTAGACCATGCATTCAATAATGCTTCTGCCTATGTTCTATTGGGTcttcccttcttctttctttattcATTGACAAAACTTCGTGTAAATTAGTTCTCCACAGTGTTGTACTCAATCGGTGGAACTCTGCACTTGTAGTTGTGCTACCATTGTTTAAAAATGTTTTAaaattgaatttcaatttcagttTGAGGCCAAAATTGGTAATTTTGCTGGTTAGGCTTCTAATGTAATGGGATTTTATGTCTGAAATGTGTGAGGGGAATTATACCTAATCAATAatctgaaaatattttttagaaaaataaggcATACAAGTTAAGAAAAAGCAATGCCTTttgaataatataatatatgtgcatatatatatatatgtacacaaaaATTATGCATATATTCTAAGGTTTCAAATTTCATGGGACGGAGTTGTTTCAGTTTTTCCATAGAATGAGACGTGCCACTATCCTGCTCCATCCCGACACTTGGGATAGGGATGTCCCAAGACGTGCCTATCAAGATGTTGGGACAATGGATAGACGGTTCTATCCTGACACTTGGGATGGTATCCTATCCATTTGTCTTGCAGGACATCCCATGGGGACTTGAGTCCTTGATGTATTCATGATGATTTAAGAGATATTGTATTGAATGTCATGAAGTAGCATCAAACTATCACTAAAGTATGATACAGATTCATAACCTATCATGTATCACATTATCTATAGAAATCCTTATATAGTTATATTTCTGAATGACTACTGCTGAAATAATGCTTGTGAGTGTAAATGTCATCATCATTGTTGTTTCTGCAATCTGCATATAAGTATAATGCTGAGCATGATAGAATTGTTGTCTATTGCATTTAGAACGATACCATCATACAAATAGGGCTGAGCACGGGTCGGGTTCGATCAGGTTGAGGAAAAAATTTCATCCGACCGAACCCAATCAGGTTGAAGAAAATTCAATCCGCTGTCGATCATTTATTATGTATAAACTGTTTGAAATCGAAGTGAACGGTATATAGCAGGTTCGACTGGGTTTTGTCAGTTTGGGCTTCAATATTGACCCAATGTTGATTTTAAGTTTAATGTTGACCCacttaagtttatttattttttttttcaatttaatgCAAAAAAGGTCTAAAgcttataagttataaattttgggcttatttttgaacttgtacaaaataaaacagaaaaaaaaatttactcatatgaaagcaactacatctgaaagttttgactttagaattgtctcaaattgatgtgcttccatcaacaattcaacattaatattcCTATGAATCCAAATGGATGATgggatattttttagaatgaagtattgaagttTAAACAATGTCGTcccaaaatgaaagtgagtttaTGAAATACTATATCGATTGGGTTTAATTTCATACGGGTTAAAAGTGTAGGAATCGAACCGACTATAAATAATCGATTTTTTACAAACCTCAAGCTTATTCCACccgatttatgtctttcaaccgatcgaaaccgatgtttattgggtcagattgggtgggtttctttaGGTTTCAGTTATTTGCTCAGCCCTACATACAAATGTGATCTGTTGACTTGCTATAGCCCATTCTGCACTTAGTTGTCCATATTAGAAGAGAGAAAGGATGATGATTGATGGTTGAGGCCCTTGAGGGTATAACtatgatacatacatacatacatacatacatacatacatacatacatgcatacatacaaggTGGCTGTGGCCATGGTGTCACTTCTAGATTGTAGTCAGGTTTAACTATGATTCATTTCGGTGGTGGCAGATCTTCACATTAGAGTAGTGCTAGAAAATCGATCACCTTGTACTTAATAGCCTTCTTCATCCTTGCTTTCTAGTCCTTCATGTTCATGCTCCATGTTGGCCCCTTTGGAATGAACTACCACTTCACAATGCTCAACACCCTCTCCAAGCTCAGTGTGGTTCTAGTCCTATTTGCATGGGTGAAGAGTAGCAGTATCAATGGTCAATTGTTGACTTTTCACTCTCCACTCTCATTTACCAACTGAATGTTGGTATCTTGCTGGTAAGAGCAATGCATAGAaggttgttgctggacaaggtttGCTGAATCGGAATCGGATTCTAAACTGGCCGACAGACGGTACGGTTCGGTACACTCTTTTACTGGGCCGTATGGGCCCAAACTGACACATCAAAAGAAGCAGAGAGGGAGAatcagagaggaaaagagagaggggggagggtgggaaggagagggagaggccgGCCGGCCACGACAGTGGCCTTCGGAGGGCTGCGGATGATGGTGGTGCAAAGGAGAGGGTGAAtcggagggaggaagagagagaggggagcaaGGAGGGAGAGGGGGGAAGGCGAGGGAGAGACTACCGTGGCTGGCCGTTGTTGTCGGAGGGCCACAGAGGCCCTCCCCCTCCGTCCGATTGAAATAGGGCCGAGTTGCCCTTGTTTCAATCATGATTTCGTGATCTTTTCTTTTTCGTTGCTTCACAATGAAGCCGGCAACATTTGTCGGTTTCATTGTGAAGCAGTGCAAAAAACAAAAATCCATCGCGATTTTACGATGGAAACAGGGGTGACTAGCCCTTGTTTCAACTGCATGAAGGGGGAGGACTCTCCAAGGGCCTCCTTGGCCCTCCAGCAGGCACCACCAGCCATAGTCAACTCTCCATCTCCTGCCCTCCTTCTCCCGTCCCCCCTCTGTCTTGCTCTCTTAGGTTCCTTCCCTCTCATGCACCATGGTCATCTATGGCCCTTCGGTTGTCTTTGATGGCCTTgacctttctctctccttctctctcttcccctctctctctttctcttcttctctttccttcagTGTTTCGGATTTCATGTTGGAACTATATCGATAGGCCGTTGGTACGGTTCATCATACC
The sequence above is a segment of the Elaeis guineensis isolate ETL-2024a chromosome 7, EG11, whole genome shotgun sequence genome. Coding sequences within it:
- the LOC105048931 gene encoding stearoyl-[acyl-carrier-protein] 9-desaturase, chloroplastic, encoding MASMVAFRPEAFLCFSPPKTTRSTRSPRISMASTVGPSTKVEIPKKPFMPPREVHVQVTHSMPPQKIEIFKSLEDWAENNILVHLKPVEKCWQPQDFLPDPSSEGFHEEVKELRERSKEIPDDYYVCLVGDMITEEALPTYQTMLNTLDGVRDETGASLTSWAVWTRAWTAEENRHGDLLNKYLYLSGRVDMKQIEKTIQYLIGSGMDPRTENSPYLGFIYTSFQERATFISHGNTARHAKEHGDVKLAQICGTIASDEKRHETAYTKIVEKLFEIDPDGTVLSFADMMKKKISMPAHLMYDGQDDNLFEHFSAVAQRLGVYTAKDYADILEFLINRWKVGELTGFSGEGKRAQDFVCTLAPRIRRIEERAQERAKQAPRIPFSWIYGREVQL